The sequence TCCACCGCGGCGTACGCGCTCGCGACGCACGCCGGGATGCCGACGCCGTCGTACTGGGCGCCGCACACCGCGAGCCCCGGGAGCCCGGCGATGTGCTCGCGGACGCGGGCCACGCGCGCGTGGTGCCCGACGGGGTACTGGGGCAGGCCGTCGGTCCAGCGGGTGACCCGGGTCTCCACCGGCACGGCGGCCAGGCCGACGGCCTCGCGCAGGTCGTGCCGGGAGACCTCCACCAGGTCTTCGTCGTCCCGGCCGAGGATCTCCGTCTCGCCGTGGCGGCCCACGGAGGTGCGCAGGACCACCGTCTCCGGGTCCTCCTCGGCGATCCAGTCCCACTTGTGGGAGGCGAAGGTGGACGCCTTGATGGTGCGGCCGTCGACGGGCGGCACGAGGAAGCCGCTGCCCTCGGGCAGGCGCGCGTCGGCGCGCCGGTAGGCGAGGGTGACCAGGGCCATGGAGGCGTACTCGACGGCGGCCAGCTCGGCGGCGGCTCCCGGGGACTCGGCGCGCAGCAGCCGGGCGGCGGCCGGGGCGGGTACGGCGACGACGACCGCGTCGGCGCGCAGCACGCGCTCGCCCGCGGTGATCCGCCAGCCGTCCGGCTCCCGGCGCAGTTCACGGGCGGGCGTGCGGGTGAGGATCTCGCCGCCGCGGGCGCGCACCGACTCGGCGACCGCGAGCGGCAGCCGCCCGACGCCGCCGGCGATGCCCATGAAGACGGGCCCGGTCCGCTGGTGTGCGGCGGCCTGCGCCTGGATCTCGCGGACGCCCTCGGTGAGGGAGGCGTGGGCGCGGGCGGCCTGGAAGAGCTGCGGGACGGCCGAGCGCATCGAGATGCGGTAGGCGTCACCGGCGTACACGCCGCCGAGCAGGGGTTCGACGAGCCGGTCGACGACCTCGCGGCCGAGGCGGGCCGCCACGTACTCGCCGACGGCCACGTCGTCGCCGGTCTCGGTGCGGGGCAGGTCGGCGTCGCGTTCGATGCGGGCCAGGCCCTCGTCGGAGAGGACGCCGGAGAGCGCGGCGGCGGTGCCGGGCACGCCCATGACGTGGCCCTTGGGCATGGGCCGCAGGGCACCCCGGGTCCAGATGGAGGCGGTCGCGGTGGCCGGCGGCCGGAGCGCCTCGCCGAGGCCCGCCTCGCGCGCGAGGGTCACCGCCTCGGGGCGGCGGGCCAGCATGGACTCGGCGCCGAGGTCGACCCGGACGCCGGCGATCTCGCCGGGCAGCAGCTTGCCGCCGACGCGGTCGCCGGCCTCCAGCACGGTCACGCGCGCGCCGCGCTCCAGCAGGCGGTGCGCGGCGGCCAGCCCGGCGATGCCGGCCCCGATGACGACGACGTGCCCCAGGCCCCTACCCGTTGTGCTCATGTCCCCCACTCTCTCAGACCCCGCCGACACCGCCCGCGGGGCCCGGTGCCCGGCGCCCGGCCGGGCCGTGACCGCCTCGGGACCGGCTCCGCCGAACGTTCCCGCGCGTCCCGCCGTCGCCGCCTGCGCGCACTCCGCGCGCCGCGCGCCGTCCCCGGGCTCCGGCCGGGGTCTTGCCGGCCGCCTCGCCGCGCGCGCGGCCCGCTGCCGTCGGCCCGTCCGGCGCCGGAGTGCGGTGAGCGGCCCGCGGGGGGCGGGCGGGATGGCGCAGGGGGGCGGCCCGTAGCGTGTTCCCATGAGCATCGGCGGCGGCAGGGAACGGCTGGTCGTGATCGGGGGCGACGCCGCGGGCATGTCCGCGGCGTCGCAGGCGCGGCGGCTGCGGGGGCCCGGGGAGCTGGAGATCGTGGCGTTCGAGCGCGGCCACTTCACCTCCTTCTCGGCGTGCGGCATCCCCTACTGGGTGGGCGGCCAGGTCCCGGACCGGGACCGGCTGATCGCGCGGACGGCGCAGGAGCACCGCGCGCGGGACATCGATCTGCGGATGCGCACGGAGGTCACGGAGATCGACGTGGCCGGGCGGCGGGTGCGCGCGCGGGACGTCGATTCCGGCGCCGAGTCCTGGACCTCGTACGACAAGCTGGTCATCGCCACCGGTGCCCGGCCGGTCCGCCCGGACCTGCCCGGTGCGGACGCCCCCGGGGTGCACGGCGTGCAGACGCTCGACGACGGCCAGGCCCTGCTGGACACCCTGGAGCGCACCCGTGGCCGCAGGGCCGTGGTCGTGGGCGCCGGGTACATCGGTGTCGAGATGGCCGAGGCGCTGATCAACCGGGGCTTCGAGGTGACGGTCGTCAACCGGGGCCGGGAGCCGATGTCGACGCTGGACCCGGACATGGGCCGGCTGGTGCACCGGGCCATGGAGGGCCTCGGCATCACCATGGTCGACGACGCCGAGGTGACCGGGATGCTCACCGATGAGGGAGGCCGGGTGCGGGCGGTGGCCACGCGGGACGCCGAGTTCCCGGCGGACGTGGTGGTCCTGGGCATCGGCGTCCGCCCGGAGACGTCCCTCGCCCGGGCCGCCGGACTGCCGCTCGGCGCCCACGGCGGACTGCTCACCGATCCGGCGATGCGGGTGCGCGGGCAGGAGGACATCTGGGCGGGCGGCGACTGCGTGGAGGTGCTGAACCTGGTCTCCGGGCAGGAGCAGTACGTGCCGCTCGGCACCCACGCCAACAAGCACGGCCAGGTCATCGGCACCAACGCGGGCGGCGGCCACGCCACCTTCCCCGGTGTCGTCGGCACGGCGGTGAGCAAGGTGTGCGACCTGGAGATCGCCCGCACCGGCCTGCGGGAGAAGGACGCCCGGCGGGCGGGGCTGCGGTTCGAGACGGTCACCATCGAGTCGACCAGCCGCGCCGGCTACTACCCGGGAGCCGCGCCCATGACGGTGAAGATGCTCGCCGAGACCCGCACGGGACGGCTGCTGGGCGTGCAGATCGTGGGCCGGGAGGGGGCGGCGAAGCGGGTGGACATCGCGGCGGTGGCGCTCACCGCGCGGATGACGGTGGAGCAGATGACGGCCCTGGACCTGGGCTACGCGCCGCCGTTCTCACCGGTGTGGGACCCGGTGCTGGTGGCCGCGCGCAAGGCCGCGTCGAAGGTGCGGTCGGGCTGACCCACGGCGGGCGCGCTGATAGGCGGGCGCGATCGCGGGCACTACTGGTGTGTGGTCATCCCCGTCCATGACGTGAACCCGGTGCGCCGCACCCCTTGGGTGACGTACGCGCTCATCGCCGCCAACGTGCTGGTGTTCGTCACCACGCCCGGCATGGCCAGGTCCGTGACCGGCGGCACGGATCTGGCGCAGCTGTGCGATCTGCATGCCTTCCTGGACCACTACGCGGCGGTCCCCCGGGAGCTGATCCACGACCGGCTGCCCCGGCTGGTGCCGACCGGGGAGGTCGGCGTGGGCCCGCACGGTCCGGGCTGTGTCGTGGCGCCGCCGGGTTACGACAAGTCGCCGCCGCTGTCGGTGTTCACGGCGATGTTCCTGCACGGCGGCTGGCCGCACCTGCTGGGGAACATGCTGTTCCTGCTGATCTTCGGCAACAACGTCGAGGACCGGATGGGCCACATCCGCTTCTTCCTCTTCTACGTGGTGTGCGGCTACGCGGCCGGCTACGGCTTCGCACTGCTCAACGCCACCTCCGCCGACCCGCTGATCGGCGCGTCCGGCGCGATCGCCGGGGTGCTCGGCGCCTATCTGGTGCTGTATCCGAGGGCCAGGGTGTGGGTGCTGGTGCCGTTCCTGGTGTTCCTGCCGCTGCGGCTGCCCGCCTGGCTGGTGCTCGGGTTCTGGTTCGCGCTCCAGGCGGTGTACTCCGCCGGGCACGGGGTGTCCGGCGCGGGCACGGTGGCGTACATGGCGCATGTGGTCGGCTTCGTGGCGGGCATGCTGCTCGCCTGGCCGCTCAAGCCCGGTACGCCGCCCCCGCCGGAGCCGCCCGGCCTGCTCTTCGGCAGGCGCGCGCGGCCCCGCACCACCTGGTGAGTCAGCGCGCGGTCGCGGTGTGGACGTACTCCACGAGCCGGGTCAGCGCGTCCGGGTCGGTGTTCGGCATGACGCCGTGACCGAGGTTGAAGACGTGCCCCTCCAGGCCGGCGGCGGCGTCCAGCACCTCGCGGGCCTTGGCCTCGACGGTGTCCTTGTCGGTGAACAGCACGGTCGGGTCCAGGTTGCCCTGGAGCGCCTTGCCGGGGCCGATGCGGCGGGCGGCCTCGTCCAGCGGGACGCGCCAGTCGACGCCGACGACGTCCGCGCCGGCCTCCCCGAGGAGCTTCAGCAGCTCGCCGGTGCCGACGCCGAAGTGGATGCGCGGCACGCCGTACCCGGCGACCGCGTCGAAGACCTTCGCGGAGGCCGGCATGACCGAGCGCCGGTAGTCCGCGGGGGCCAGCGCGCCGGCCCAGGAGTCGAAGAGCTGGACGGCGCTCGCGCCGGCCTCGATCTGCACCTTCAGGAAGGCGGCCGTGATGTCGGCGAGCCGGTCCAGCAGGTCGGCCCACAGCTCGGGGTCGCCGTACATCATCGCCTTGGCGTTCTCGTACGTGCGCGAGGGACCGCCCTCGACCAGGTAGCTCGCGAGGGTGAACGGCGCGCCGGCGAAGCCGATCAGCGGGGTGGCGCCCAGCTCGCGGGTGAGCAGGCCGATGGCCTCGGTGACGTACGACACGTCCTCGGGGCCGAGGTCGCGCAGCCGGGCCAGGTCGGCGCGGGTGCGGATGGGCTGCTCGACGACCGGGCCGACGCCGGGCTTGATGTCCAGGTCGATGCCGATGGCCTTCAGCGGGACGACGATGTCGCTGAAGAAGATCGCCGCGTCCACGTCGTGCCGGCGCACCGGCTGGAGCGTGATCTCGGTGACCAGTTCGGGCCGCATGCAGGACTCCAGCATGGGGACGCCCTCGCGCACCTTGCGGTATTCGGGCAGGGAGCGGCCGGCCTGGCGCATGAACCACACGGGGGTGTGCGGCACGGGTTCGCGCCGGCACGCCTTGAGGAACGCGCTGTCGTACGTGGCTGCGGGCCCCTGGCCCGTGGAGGTGTCGTTCGCGGTCACGGGGCAAGTCTCGCATGACACCGGTGACCGGCGGCGCGGGGTGTCTTGCCCTGCACGAAGCCCCGCTTCCCCTTACTCTTCCCCGCATGGCTGCGGCTCAGGGACGACTGTCGGACGACGCTGACGGAATGGACGACGCGGAGGACACCGCTCAGACGCGGGGGGGCGGCGGGCTGCCGCCGGCGTTCCGGGCGGCGGTCGACGCGCTGCGTGCGGCGCGGCCGCGGCCGCAGGTCGAGGTGGAGCCGACGCCCGCCCCGCAGCGGCTCGCCCCGTTCGCGTACGCGCTGGAGGCGGTGGTGGTCGACGGCGAGCAGGAGCTGGCCGACGGGCGGCTGGTGCTGCTGCACGACCCGGACGGGCACGAGGCGTGGCGGGGCACGTTCCGGCTGGTGACACTGGTGCGGGCGGAGCTGGAGCCGGAGATGGCGGCCGATCCGCTGCTGCCGGAGGTGTGCTGGTCGTGGCTGACCGGGGCGCTCCAGGCGCGCGGGCTGGCCTGCGGCGAGCCGAGCGGCACGATCACGCGCGCGGGCTCGCACTACTTCGGCGGGCTGGCGGAGCGGCCCGCCGCCTCGCAGATCGAGATCCGCGCCTCCTGGACGCCGCGCGAGGGCCTGGGCGGGGTGCCGGACACGGCCGCCCATCTGATCTCCTGGTGCGATCTGCTGGCGCAGGTCGCGGGACTGCCGCCGGCCGGCCCCGGGGACGCGTCGGTGGTGACCCTGCCGCAGCGCAGGGGTCCGCAGTCGCGGTAAGGCGGCGTCGCGGCCGGGGGCCATGGTTCCGGTGAGGGGTCGTCGCGAAACGCCGTATTGACCATCTCTTTGTCGATACGGCCACTTTCCGTACTCGAATCGCACTCGCTCGGACCGACTCGATCTTCGGATGATCGATCGTGTGTCCGAATTGCACAGATTGTTACTCACTAGATCGTGATCACTCCCTAAAGGCGGACGAGTTTGCTGCCGAAGACGACTGTGACCTTGAAAGCACGGTTCGTCCCGGCTTCCTCCCCACAAGCCGGCCCCGTCCCCCACCCAGGAGGCCTGGTGTCCGTTCTCCTTGAGCAACCCGCAAGCCTGGTCGCCTACCGCCCGAACAAGCCGACCGCCATGGTGGTCGTGGCCGACCCGCGCGTCCGCTCCACCGTCACCCGCCACCTGTGGGCGCTCGGAGTGCGCGATGTCATCGAAGCCTCGTCCATCGCGGAGGCTCGTCCCCGCATCGGCAACCCCCGCGACATCTGCGTCGCCGACGTCCACCTCCCCGACGGCTCCGGCCTCACCCTGCTGTCCGAGACCCGGGCCGCGGGCTGGCCCAACGGACTGGCGCTCTCCGCCGCCGACGACATCGGCGCGGTCCGCAACGCGCTGGCCGGCGGCGTCAAGGGCTACGTCGTCACCGGCACCCGCACCAACATCGGACTCCCCGCCCGCCCCGGCGCCGCTCCCCTCGGCGCCGCCCGTATGCACCGCCGCCCCCCGGGTGCCCCGAGCCACCCGGGCGGCTACCGAGAGCTGTCCGGACGCGAGGTCGAGGTGCTGCGGCTGGTCGCGGAGGGCCAGTCGAACAAGGCGATCGGCGTGTCCATGGGCCTGTCCGCCCTCACCGTCAAGAGCCACCTCGCCCGCATCGCCCGCAAGCTGGGCACCGGGGACAGGGCCGGCATGGTGGCCGTCGCCCTGCGCACCGGCATCATCCACTGAGCCCACCCGGTGCCCCCTTCGGCGCAACCCCGCCTCCCCTCCGGCCCACCGGACCCGCCCCGGCTCTGACCGGTTTACGCCCCTGCCAGGCCCGTCGACGGAACGTTCCGTCGACGGGCCCCGTGCGCACACGGATACCCTTGACAGGTGACCGACGCCCAAGACACCGCAGCAGACAGCTCCCTGCGCACCACCGGAGGCACTCCTCCGGACGACGCCGGATCTTCTGTGACGGGGGCGCCGACTCCGTTGCTCGAGCCCCGCGAGGGCATTCCGCCCGTGGTCGCCGACGAGGCGGCCCTCGCCCGGGTCACCGCCGCCTTCGCCGCCGGCACCG comes from Streptomyces sp. SCL15-4 and encodes:
- the hemG gene encoding protoporphyrinogen oxidase → MSTTGRGLGHVVVIGAGIAGLAAAHRLLERGARVTVLEAGDRVGGKLLPGEIAGVRVDLGAESMLARRPEAVTLAREAGLGEALRPPATATASIWTRGALRPMPKGHVMGVPGTAAALSGVLSDEGLARIERDADLPRTETGDDVAVGEYVAARLGREVVDRLVEPLLGGVYAGDAYRISMRSAVPQLFQAARAHASLTEGVREIQAQAAAHQRTGPVFMGIAGGVGRLPLAVAESVRARGGEILTRTPARELRREPDGWRITAGERVLRADAVVVAVPAPAAARLLRAESPGAAAELAAVEYASMALVTLAYRRADARLPEGSGFLVPPVDGRTIKASTFASHKWDWIAEEDPETVVLRTSVGRHGETEILGRDDEDLVEVSRHDLREAVGLAAVPVETRVTRWTDGLPQYPVGHHARVARVREHIAGLPGLAVCGAQYDGVGIPACVASAYAAVDELGGDRSGVRELTANPVQSLHGGAGE
- a CDS encoding FAD-dependent oxidoreductase — encoded protein: MSIGGGRERLVVIGGDAAGMSAASQARRLRGPGELEIVAFERGHFTSFSACGIPYWVGGQVPDRDRLIARTAQEHRARDIDLRMRTEVTEIDVAGRRVRARDVDSGAESWTSYDKLVIATGARPVRPDLPGADAPGVHGVQTLDDGQALLDTLERTRGRRAVVVGAGYIGVEMAEALINRGFEVTVVNRGREPMSTLDPDMGRLVHRAMEGLGITMVDDAEVTGMLTDEGGRVRAVATRDAEFPADVVVLGIGVRPETSLARAAGLPLGAHGGLLTDPAMRVRGQEDIWAGGDCVEVLNLVSGQEQYVPLGTHANKHGQVIGTNAGGGHATFPGVVGTAVSKVCDLEIARTGLREKDARRAGLRFETVTIESTSRAGYYPGAAPMTVKMLAETRTGRLLGVQIVGREGAAKRVDIAAVALTARMTVEQMTALDLGYAPPFSPVWDPVLVAARKAASKVRSG
- a CDS encoding rhomboid family intramembrane serine protease — its product is MVIPVHDVNPVRRTPWVTYALIAANVLVFVTTPGMARSVTGGTDLAQLCDLHAFLDHYAAVPRELIHDRLPRLVPTGEVGVGPHGPGCVVAPPGYDKSPPLSVFTAMFLHGGWPHLLGNMLFLLIFGNNVEDRMGHIRFFLFYVVCGYAAGYGFALLNATSADPLIGASGAIAGVLGAYLVLYPRARVWVLVPFLVFLPLRLPAWLVLGFWFALQAVYSAGHGVSGAGTVAYMAHVVGFVAGMLLAWPLKPGTPPPPEPPGLLFGRRARPRTTW
- the hemE gene encoding uroporphyrinogen decarboxylase — encoded protein: MTANDTSTGQGPAATYDSAFLKACRREPVPHTPVWFMRQAGRSLPEYRKVREGVPMLESCMRPELVTEITLQPVRRHDVDAAIFFSDIVVPLKAIGIDLDIKPGVGPVVEQPIRTRADLARLRDLGPEDVSYVTEAIGLLTRELGATPLIGFAGAPFTLASYLVEGGPSRTYENAKAMMYGDPELWADLLDRLADITAAFLKVQIEAGASAVQLFDSWAGALAPADYRRSVMPASAKVFDAVAGYGVPRIHFGVGTGELLKLLGEAGADVVGVDWRVPLDEAARRIGPGKALQGNLDPTVLFTDKDTVEAKAREVLDAAAGLEGHVFNLGHGVMPNTDPDALTRLVEYVHTATAR
- a CDS encoding DUF3000 domain-containing protein translates to MDDAEDTAQTRGGGGLPPAFRAAVDALRAARPRPQVEVEPTPAPQRLAPFAYALEAVVVDGEQELADGRLVLLHDPDGHEAWRGTFRLVTLVRAELEPEMAADPLLPEVCWSWLTGALQARGLACGEPSGTITRAGSHYFGGLAERPAASQIEIRASWTPREGLGGVPDTAAHLISWCDLLAQVAGLPPAGPGDASVVTLPQRRGPQSR
- a CDS encoding response regulator transcription factor — its product is MSVLLEQPASLVAYRPNKPTAMVVVADPRVRSTVTRHLWALGVRDVIEASSIAEARPRIGNPRDICVADVHLPDGSGLTLLSETRAAGWPNGLALSAADDIGAVRNALAGGVKGYVVTGTRTNIGLPARPGAAPLGAARMHRRPPGAPSHPGGYRELSGREVEVLRLVAEGQSNKAIGVSMGLSALTVKSHLARIARKLGTGDRAGMVAVALRTGIIH